ACTTTCTTGATAGGATTCTGTTGCAATGCAATCAGCATGACCGCTACTGTACTGGTTAATCCAGGCTATTGCTGCTTCTAGACTATCCACTAATTTAAAAGCAACTGTTTTTGTTAAGTAAGCGCTTCCCCATTCTGTATCTTTTGCAAGTTGTAATTGAGGAAAGGCATCCACTAGTTCAGCATCTCCCTTGATTTCAAAGCCCTTTTCTTTCAAACTGTTCCATAATGTGACAAAGGATGATGGTAGAGCTTGGCGATGAATCAAGACTTTTTCAATGGCGTTAACTGGATCTGGTTCACTTTGGTGGCTGTCCACGATCATCCAACGCACCATTTCTAAACTGCCATTGAGTGACCAGTAAAGGTAACAGTTACCCATAGCTGATTTGAGAACTGGAGATGTTGAGTGTCGTACAACTTGCTGTATTAAGCTAGAACGTCCGTAAGGAATCACGAGGTTTAGACATTGGTCTTGGATGACTAAATCTCTGATGGATGTTCCATGTTCTTCTGTAATTAACTGTATGCAATCTTCTGGAAGACCAACATCAGATAAGGCATTTGTGAGCGCGATCGCAATTGCGCTGTTAGAATGAATTGCTTCTGTACCACCTCTAAGTATGATACTATTGCCTGTTTTGATGCACAAACCAGCAGCAATTGCTCCCAACTCAGGAAATGCCTCATAAATAAAAGCTATCACACCCAAAGGCATTAACTGTGAGTATGTTTGTGAGTCTTCTAACTGATAGTCAGCGTGTCTGACCCGCCGTAATGGATCTGATAATTCCCCCAACCGTTGGAGAATTGCCACTGTCATCTCCAGCCGTTTTGGAGTCAGTTTCAGCCATTCCAACATTAAATCTGGTAATGCCATTTCGCGACTGGCTTCTAAATCCAAGGTATTGGCTTCTAAAATATCGTCAAACGAGCGCGTGAGCGACTGCGCCATTGACAGCACAGCGCGACTCCTGTCTACGCCTTTTGTCGTTCCTAATTTTAAGGAAGCACTATGGGCGCGTCTCGCACTCATGACTATTGGTTCGGAGTAATCATCAAAATCATCCACTGTCCGCCTCGTTAACGTCTGTAGGTGAGCCAGACCATCAGTGCTGGTAGGATAGCCAACAGAACTGCCACCATCGCCCAAGCAATAATGCTGTAACCACTTGCCAATCGCAGTGCTAATGGTAACCATATAATCACTAGCACGAAAATTATGCCAAGTGCTACTGGCAAATAGTTTTCTCCCAAACGAGGATGGACAACTTGCCAAGAATTTCCCGTCCAGCGCCAAGCTCGCTTGTATGGATAGGTGGTTGATAGCTGCTCCAGTACATATCCATTATCTTCTACTACGAATATTTGCGGACAGCGATCGCATCCAAATGCTTCTGTCAACGTAATCGGAATTAACTGTCCCCGCCGACGACAGGGGCAAAGGTATTCCGTATTCAAATCTATTTTTTCTGGTTTTTGAGGTTGCACAAGCGAACTTTTAACTTGAGCGTGTTTGTTGTTAGCCTAGAGATATAATCTCCTTTAACGTTATTCATTCAGTTGACTATCTTCTCCTGAATTTTTTATAACATTAGCCACTTGGGGTTAAGTCTTTCTCCCCAGATCTATTTTATTTTACCCACCAGCAAGACTGGTTTGGCACACAGCTACCTGGTGTTACTTAATAATATTGTAGTTTGTGAATCTCACAATTTTACTTTACGTAAGTATATTTACTTTAAGTTTCTTACAGCAATTTTCGCTCTTATTAGACTACATGGAGTGGGGTAGGCGTCTGGGGTCCGCCTTATAAGAGAGTGTACGGGCGAGGACGCCCGTACCACAAGAACGGAGATGGATGCACGGTGTTTCACCTTAGTCAGGTAACGACTCTTCTAGATTTGCAGTGTTTGCAGGCGTTAATGCAAAATTTTAATCTTCATTTTACATTTGAGAAGGAAGAGCACTTTATACCTAACTAAGTACCATTCATTCTATAGGAATCATAAATGATTTATGAAAAAATCTTAGTAGGTAGGGCTAAAGCCAATACTGCTCGGTTAAGGGAAATAAAGGGTAAAACAGTGTCAAATGTGTTCGCGTATTAAAAACGATAACTGAAAGCGGATGGGCAAGGTTATTTTTTGTCTTTGAGACTTTCGTACAAATCTATCCAGTTTTGTCTGAGAGAATGAATCGTATTTTTTAAGGTGTCGATTTGCATTCTTCGTGTAACTTGCATAACAGCATCAATATGAGCGGGGCTTCCAGCTTTCCCCAAATGCTTATATTTACTTAATTTATTAGGAGTT
This genomic interval from Scytonema hofmannii PCC 7110 contains the following:
- a CDS encoding glutamate-5-semialdehyde dehydrogenase, giving the protein MSARRAHSASLKLGTTKGVDRSRAVLSMAQSLTRSFDDILEANTLDLEASREMALPDLMLEWLKLTPKRLEMTVAILQRLGELSDPLRRVRHADYQLEDSQTYSQLMPLGVIAFIYEAFPELGAIAAGLCIKTGNSIILRGGTEAIHSNSAIAIALTNALSDVGLPEDCIQLITEEHGTSIRDLVIQDQCLNLVIPYGRSSLIQQVVRHSTSPVLKSAMGNCYLYWSLNGSLEMVRWMIVDSHQSEPDPVNAIEKVLIHRQALPSSFVTLWNSLKEKGFEIKGDAELVDAFPQLQLAKDTEWGSAYLTKTVAFKLVDSLEAAIAWINQYSSGHADCIATESYQESRQFALGVNSASSYINASPRFSRNPSRGDSVFLGMSNQKGHRRGLISLESLTTTKHIVLGNGRF